One stretch of Periplaneta americana isolate PAMFEO1 chromosome 1, P.americana_PAMFEO1_priV1, whole genome shotgun sequence DNA includes these proteins:
- the LOC138700531 gene encoding fork head domain-containing protein FD4-like — translation MPRPSRESYGDQKPPYSYISLTAMAIWSSPEKMLPLSDIYRFITERFPYYRRNTQRWQNSLRHNLSFNDCFIKIPRRPDRPGKGAYWALHPAALDMFENGSLLRRRKRFKLMKTDKDRLENELAALANINRFMFAPPPQPAVPDTAVGPHLAQQSAPVAGTTSQVQRPKRSFTIESLISPDKPAVEAEAPAATPPVAFLYNPVAVAAPAPCYGSLVHPPSYVHPSLVMGLVHPHPGFYPQHPLEHPTAPASNVFRFSPTLRSV, via the coding sequence ATGCCCCGGCCGAGCCGCGAGTCGTACGGGGACCAGAAGCCGCCCTACTCGTACATCTCGCTGACCGCGATGGCCATCTGGAGCTCGCCGGAGAAGATGCTTCCGCTGTCGGACATCTACCGCTTCATCACGGAGCGCTTCCCGTACTACCGGCGCAACACGCAGCGCTGGCAGAACTCTCTGCGCCACAACCTCTCCTTCAACGACTGCTTCATCAAGATCCCGCGGCGCCCCGACCGCCCCGGCAAGGGCGCCTACTGGGCGCTGCACCCCGCCGCCCTGGACATGTTCGAGAACGGCAGCCTGCTGCGGCGGCGGAAGCGCTTCAAGCTCATGAAGACGGACAAGGATCGTCTGGAGAACGAGCTCGCGGCGCTGGCCAACATCAACCGCTTCATGTTCGCGCCGCCGCCGCAGCCGGCAGTGCCCGACACGGCGGTGGGCCCGCACCTCGCGCAGCAGAGCGCCCCGGTCGCCGGCACCACCTCGCAGGTCCAGCGGCCGAAGCGCTCCTTCACCATCGAGAGCCTCATCTCGCCCGACAAGCCCGCCGTCGAGGCGGAGGCCCCCGCCGCCACGCCGCCCGTCGCCTTCCTCTACAACCCCGTGGCCGTGGCCGCCCCCGCGCCGTGCTACGGCAGTCTGGTGCACCCTCCGTCGTACGTGCACCCGTCGCTGGTGATGGGACTGGTGCACCCGCACCCCGGCTTCTACCCGCAGCACCCCCTGGAGCACCCCACCGCCCCGGCGTCCAACGTTTTCAGGTTCAGCCCCACCCTGAGGTCCGTCTGA